GTGAGTGTACTTCTGCTGACGCCAGATATCTCGGTGTTCAGAATTCCCACAGTGAGCAGTCTTCATTCCCCCTGAAAATGTGTGGATAAGAGCAACCGACGTGAAATGATTATGTTTGCTATACTTGCTttttatacccccccccccccccccccccccccttttttaacaATCTTTACAGAAGGTTACACGATCTTTGAGAAAGACACACTGCTCACTCTATCACAGTAAATGCtgcccatgtgtgtgtatcttcATTCACAGTGTGGCACAACCGATTTGCGTTTGATACTTTACTACATTACTGTCGGTGATGTCTGAACTACAGTGTAAATGCCAGCAGGGTAAACCGTCCGTGAAATCTGATGGTGGCATGTGGCAAGTATGGCCTCCTGCAGCCCCCTTTTCCCTTCATGCCTCAGTGCTCCTCAGCATTGCTCACGTTCACAGGACATCATCAATCACATTGTTGTTGTAAGTAATTCTTCTGGGAGAAAACAGTATTTGTCCTTATTCCTAAAATACAACCAACACTGATAAACACGACAAAGGGGATACAAGTAGAGAGTTGACCCTTTAAAACTTGAAAATGCTCACATGCTACTGTGCATGCAGCAGGGAAATCCCTGACATGTCGCATCACATCCTGGATCTCGTCATTCACTTGCTTTTCCTTCTGAATGACTCACTAGTCTCACCGCTATGAAGGAATGGATGGCAAGAAGCCCACAGTATACAGTGCTTGCAAGATCTCTTGTAGCATGAAGAAATCAAGTGTGAACCAGTATAATAAGAGGAGATTATTGTGTCACTCATTTCTCTCTTGTGTGTACCTCTGCTCTCACAGGAGGAAGAGATCCCAGAGTTAGAGATTGACATAGATGAGCTCCTGGAGCTGCCAGACGAAGGGCAGAGAAGCCGGCTGCAGGTAAAAACTGCGCAATTTCacctcatttatttttatatattccATAATTTATTACTGGATAATATGACTGGTCACCAAAACTgcaaacaaatgacaaactTAAGTCTAGAGGGTCTGAAGTTCAGGTCAAAGAAGTGGGACATTATAACCCTCATTGACCCTTGTGTGGAGTAATATCATGATAAATACTTGACCCTTGCTGGAATTCAGTGTCGCAATGTTTGCAGTGAAAAAGCAATGTCCCAATGTTGTGTGTCAgcccatttgttttcttcactaGGAGCTGTTGCAAGAATGCAGAAAGCCAAAAGAGGTGAGACaaacatttttccccccattaatTATATGAAACTGCACACTTTGCATACAAagatttcattattcatttgttgTCTAATTTCTGACAATTATcctaaataaaaaagaaatcttttttcctcctcctccccacagGATTTTATCAATGGGCTGCTCTACAGGATAAAGGGTCTACGTAAAATGTCAGGTCCCTTGAAGAAATAATTTTAGGTCAAATGAAGAATTGAGACATTGCTGGGGCCTCTTATCTTCCCATCTCCCAGACGTTAACTGCTTGGATGCCCCGTACGTGCGGTTTACATGTCGATGGGATTCTCTTCGTCAGTCAGCATCAGTCTAACACCAGAAGCAGTTGGGTTTTgaatagatgtttttttatttcactttaatttATGGACTGCTataacattttgtttccccGTTAACCAATAATGCACATGAGATAAAAAGCTGTATCGACTATTACTCAGACggactgtttttttgttgttgtgcaagACTGTACATTTTCAGTTGCCTATTTATGTACATAGATATTTTTGTTCTGATAACATTGTTGTATGTCGAAATAAAAATGGAACGTTTTCAAGACAAGGCTGTTGATGAATCGTCGAATAGATTCAATGTGATT
The Scophthalmus maximus strain ysfricsl-2021 chromosome 15, ASM2237912v1, whole genome shotgun sequence DNA segment above includes these coding regions:
- the ppp1r14d gene encoding protein phosphatase 1 regulatory subunit 14B, which codes for MASEPSTQSRVMFQATDKAEEPAHRKLGKLTVKYNRKDLQRRLDIEEWIDGQLHLLFDCEEEEIPELEIDIDELLELPDEGQRSRLQELLQECRKPKEDFINGLLYRIKGLRKMSGPLKK